A single genomic interval of Coccidioides posadasii str. Silveira chromosome 1, complete sequence harbors:
- a CDS encoding uncharacterized protein (EggNog:ENOG410PHHX~COG:S~BUSCO:4039at33183) has product MTLEDFERELAESQQEREKRERRREKHGERNRDRDRDRDRDRERRSYREKNEHKDRERERDRDKNGDRSRHHSDRPHHHHSSRHRSNHSDSEHAHKHKRSRHHSSSNADDGERSRKRRLRHDSRDERDEERSKEHRDPGLVLQEEPSKLQRDAWMEAPSALEVDYVQRRQQKPPSPRAKMLQADFEYKLHEKELNRHLHDLQEDDPERAAVEQPAEHEVDYTFGDSGSHWRMTKLKAVYRQAEEEGRKLEEVAIERYGDLRSFDDAREEEIELGRRDRLGNGYVGKIKPNGDLYQERKLEMGVSRDEGATMQGEEIETTLHEERMETNPPSQSTKPLDSTALNRLKAQMMKAKLRGSSNAADLEAQYNAAVAAAANRKESDVVVLGVMENRMLAGHRAEVKAVESKRGRERGLVQENEDMSIEDMVREERRTRGQAGGEGMRFAERIAKDAKFDNDLEYMDENAAKLAKRVQKSELNIKNTAINEFQKMNRILDNCPLCYREDTETPPIAPVVSLATRVYLTLPTEPELSEGAACIVPIQHRTNLLECDDDEWEEIRNFMKCLTRMYHDQGREVIFYENAARPQQRRHATMEVVPLPYSLGETASAFFKEAILSADEEWTQHKKVIDTLAKSRQGLGKLAFRRTLAKEMPYFHVWFELDGGLGHIVEDGNRWPRGDLFAREIIGGMLDLEPDVIKRQGRWQKGGDRRVEGFKKRWKKFDWTRVLAAE; this is encoded by the exons ATGACCTTGGAAGACTTCGAACGAGAGCTAGCGGAGAGTCAGCaagagagggagaagagagaaaggcGACGGGAGAAACACGGAGAACGAAACCGTGACCGAGATCGAGATCGAGATCGCGATCGGGAGCGACGCTCATACCGAGAAAAAAACGAGCACAAGGACAGAGAAAGGGAAAGAGACAGAGACAAAAATGGGGATCGATCTCGGCACCATAGCGACAGGCCCCATCACCATCATTCATCGAGGCATCGTAGCAATCACTCCGATAGCGAACACGCGCACAAACATAAGCGGTCGAGACACCATTCCTCCAGCAATGCAGATGATGGAGAACGGAGTCGCAAGCGCAGGCTTCGACACGATTCTCGGGATGAAAGAGACGAGGAGAGATCAAAGGAACATCGTGATCCCGGGTTAGTGCTTCAAGAGGAGCCGTCCAAGTTACAGCGCGATGCATGGATGGAAGCTCCATCTGCTCTTGAGGTGGACTACGTTCAGCGGAGACAACAAAAACCTCCATCACCAAGGGCGAAAATGCTGCAGGCAGACTTCGAATATAAGCTACATGAAAAAGAGTTGAATCGGCATCTACATGACCTGCAAGAAGATGACCCCGAGCGTGCTGCGGTGGAACAGCCAGCGGAGCATGAAGTTGATTATACATTTGGTGATTCTGGATCACACTGGCGGATGACAAAGCTCAAAGCAGTTTATAGACAAGCGGAAGAGGAAGGCCGGAAGCTGGAAGAAGTCGCGATTGAGCGATATGGCGATCTGCGCTCCTTCGACGATGCACGGGAGGAAGAAATTGAGCTTGGTCGGAGAGATCGACTTGGAAATGGCTACGTCGGGAAGATAAAGCCCAATGGAGATCTATACCAGGAGCGAAAACTTGAAATGGGTGTGAGTAGGGACGAAGGCGCAACCATGCAGGGCGAAGAAATTGAAACTACTCTCCACGAGGAGCGAATGGAGACGAACCCTCCCTCTCAGTCGACCAAACCATTAGATTCTACGGCTCTGAATCGTCTCAAGGCCCAGATGATGAAAGCCAAACTACGGGGCTCGTCTAATGCTGCAGACTTGGAGGCACAATATAATGCTGCGGTGGCAGCCGCTGCAAATCGGAAGGAATCCGACGTTGTGGTGTTGGGAGTTATGGAGAACAGAATGCTGGCTGGTCACAGGGCCGAAGTGAAAGCCGTAGAGAGTAAGAGAGGGCGTGAAAGGGGGCTTGTGCAAGAGAACGAGGATATGAGCATTGAAGACATGGTTCGCGAAGAGCGTAGAACCAGAGGTCAAGCAGGCGGAGAAGGAATGCGATTCGCTGAACGAATTGCTAAAGATGCAAAGTTTGAT AATGATCTCGAATACATGGATGAGAATGCCGCGAAGCTGGCAAAGCGTGTCCAAAAATCTGAGTTAAATATTAAGAATACTGCCATCAACGAATTTCAGAAGATGAATCGCATTCTAGATAACTGCCCATTATGCTATCGCGAGGACACAGAGACCCCGCCGATAGCGCCAGTGGTATCACTGGCGACAAGGGTATATCTGACGCTCCCGACTGAGCCTGAGTTGAGCGAAGGAGCGGCTTGTATTGTTCCCATCCAGCACCGGACCAATCTCCTCGAATGCGACGACGATGAGTGGGAAGAAATTCGAAATTTCATGAAATGTTTAACGAGAATGTACCACGATCAAGGGCGAGAGGTTATCTTTTATGAAAATGCGGCTCGGCCCCAGCAAAGGCGGCACGCCACTATGGAGGTGGTTCCACTTCCCTATAGTCTTGGAGAGACGGCATCCGCTTTTTTCAAAGAGGCTATTCTCTCGGCCGACGAGGAATGGACACAGCACAAGAAAGTGATTGATACACTCGCCAAGTCTCGACAAGGCCTTGGGAAACTGGCGTTTCGCCGTACGTTGGCGAAGGAAATGCCCTATTTCCATGTTTGGTTCGAGCTTGACGGCGGATTGGGCCATATCGTCGAAGACGGTAATCGTTGGCCACGTGGAGACTTGTTTGCGCGGGAGATCATTGGGGGAATGCTTGATCTAGAGCCGGATGTCATTAAGCGGCAAGGTAGATGGCAGAAGGGTGGTGATCGCAGAGTGGAGGGGTTTAAGAAACGATGGAAGAAGTTCGACTGGACGAGAGTTTTGGCTGCGGAATGA
- a CDS encoding uncharacterized protein (EggNog:ENOG410PFMM~COG:C), producing the protein MGSDMRPKVLLLGKIDHAHTEWNALSDLADLIEPRSTNREDFIEECRSGGLDGVLVAYRTFGSVSITGLIDEELVNALPKSMRFLAHCGAGYDQIDVHACSARSPPLLVSNVPTAVDDSTADVNMFLIIGTLRNFNTGMQALREGKWKGKPLPALGHDPQGKTLGILGMGGIGRNLKKKAEAFGMKIIYHNRRKLSEELSDGAEYVSFDELLAQSDVLSLNLPLNKNTQHIIGAPEFAKMKDGIIVVNTARGAVMDEEALVQALDSGKVLSAGLDVFEDEPNVHPGLLRNPNVMLVPHMGTWSVETQTAMEEWAMDNIRRVLETGKLKSPVPEQADM; encoded by the exons ATGGGATCGGACATGAGGCCCAAGGTCCTCTTGCTGGGGAAAATCGACCA CGCGCACACCGAGTGGAACGCGCTTTCGGACCTCGCAGATCTGATTGAACCGCGATCCACGAACCGGGAAGACTTTATTGAAGAATGTCGCAGTGGCGGCCTCGATGGCGTCCTCGTTGCGTATCGAACCTTCGGGTCCGTGAGCATCACCGGTCTGATAGATGAGGAATTAGTGAACGCCTTGCCCAAATCCATGAGATTTCTCGCCCACTGTG GTGCCGGATATGATCAGATCGATGTGCATGCATGCAGTGCTCGTTCTCCACCACTGCTTGTCTCCAATGTCCCAACAGCCGTGGATGATTCCACGGCCGACGTAAATATGTTTCTGATAATCGGCACTTTACGAAATTTTAACACGGGAATGCAAGCCCTACGAGAGGGTAAATGGAAAGGAAAACCTCTGCCTGCCTTGGGACACGATCCACAAGGGAAGACGCTCGGCATCCTAGGCATGGGAGGCATCGGAAGGAATTTAAAGAAGAAGGCTGAGGCATTTGGGATGAAAATTATCTACCACAATCGTAGAAAATTGAGCGAGGAGCTTTCCGACGGGGCGGAATACGTCTCTTTCGATGAATTGCTGGCACAAAGCGATGTTCTGAGCTTAAACTTACCTTTGAAT AAAAACACCCAGCATATTATCGGTGCTCCCGAGTTCGCCAAAATGAAAGACGGCATCATCGTGGTCAACACTGCTCGCGGCGCCGTCATGGATGAGGAAGCACTTGTCCAAGCGCTAGACTCCGGCAAAGTTCTCTCAGCCGGTCTCGATGTTTTTGAAGATGAGCCTAATGTGCATCCTGGACTGCTACGAAATCCTAACGTCATGTTGGTGCCGCATATGGGTACCTGGTCTGTCGAG ACACAAACCGCGATGGAGGAATGGGCAATGGATAACATCCGGCGAGTGCTTGAGACAGGAAAGCTGAAGTCACCTGTTCCAGAACAGGCTGATATGTAG
- a CDS encoding uncharacterized protein (EggNog:ENOG410PJQ9~COG:S~BUSCO:5052at33183), producing the protein MAETMQAHPAVPAPPNPAKASRDVEMANAPVASTPTQQPIPPYQPNSTPVSIPAPAPPSSQPPSHTYPPPPIPSQAPAGAPQQVNPPQPPNQQQQLPLPPISTPNNLPPSTQSSLLPANPINSHVPPTPAPPNPQMHMGTIPMAISSQPIAGYYSELPANSQSPEGFEMISDGGGMPAGNRMGKKDVKRRTKTGCLTCRKRRIKCDERHPICRNCEKSKRECLGYDPVFRSQPGPSAIQPAPSQTSFQVSAPPQVPQSAPAPPVASHPVSGPPSHSPSVPTPSPQVTSPATEQFNQSSNVNSAAAAAAAVRSPSVPATQESYEHLLMANAIPECRSLELHQIKIDDLLTMSGQPGPLPEKLELPPTRIEECANFFMAYAVCVDVFLETHWFEANARHFLLANKSLLAQVSTFLDSFMEKKWTTNPECVPAMESRESRIIWDTMALCREAQAQNTNSDGKIVPEDPELTLAVNRLKVLEALVTGVTLRTNPTSAPEYAGDDSTWVPTGLAQQLKRSEMKFWDAIGQYLVITDDMPECNVLRDLALMDARAHLDMIENRDVVYSIAVIRHISRFQPRKVKNLPPSTDEKDVSAKLYVATKFIEEERDGKATNQVIRRLCAQLLRWWEKPENM; encoded by the exons ATGGCGGAAACAATGCAGGCCCATCCGGCGGTCCCAGCGCCGCCAAACCCGGCAAAGGCTTCACGAGATGTGGAAATGGCGAACGCACCCGTCGCATCAACACCGACTCAGCAGCCTATTCCTCCATACCAGCCGAACTCAACTCCAGTTTCTATCCCTGCTCCAGCTCCGCCATCGTCCCAGCCTCCGTCACATACTTATCCACCTCCTCCTATCCCATCTCAAGCTCCGGCGGGCGCTCCGCAACAGGTGAATCCTCCACAGCCACCGAATCAACAGCAACAACTACCGCTTCCGCCAATATCCACTCCGAATAACTTGCCTCCATCAACCCAGTCGAGCCTACTGCCTGCCAACCCGATCAACAGTCATGTTCCACCTACGCCGGCGCCGCCGAACCCGCAGATGCACATGGGAACGATCCCCATGGCGATATCGTCGCAACCAATAGCCGGATACTATTCAGAGCTGCCTGCGAATTCGCAAAGTCCCGAAGGATTCGAGATGATCAGCGATGGCGGCGGGATGCCCGCTGGAAACCGCATGGGGAAAAAGGACGTCAAGCGACGAACGAAGACTGGATGCCTGACCTGCAGAAAGCGCAGAATTAAG TGTGACGAAAGACACCCCATCTGCCGGAACTGCGAGAAAAGCAAACGCGAATGCCTTGGATACGATCCCGTCTTTAGATCGCAGCCAGGGCCTTCAGCTATCCAACCAGCGCCCTCCCAGACTTCCTTCCAAGTCTCAGCGCCGCCGCAGGTACCGCAATCCGCACCAGCACCTCCTGTCGCCTCTCACCCGGTATCCGGGCCTCCGTCCCACTCTCCGTCCGTCCCTACCCCATCTCCACAAGTCACGTCTCCAGCGACAGAGCAGTTTAACCAAAGCTCTAACGTCAACTCCGCCGCCGCCGCAGCCGCGGCCGTACGATCCCCTAGTGTCCCGGCCACCCAAGAAAGCTACGAACACTTACTCATGGCGAACGCTATTCCGGAGTGCCGCAGTCTCGAAT TGCATCAGATAAAGATCGATGACCTGTTGACGATGAGCGGCCAGCCGGGCCCTCTTCCAGAGAAGCTGGAGCTACCGCCAACTCGCATAGAAGAATGTGCGAATTTCTTCATGGCCTACGCAGTATGTGTCGATGTCTTTCTAGAAACGCACTGGTTCGAAGCCAACGCCCGTCACTTCCTGCTTGCCAATAAAAGTCTCCTGGCCCAGGTTTCCACATTCCTGGATAGCTTTATGGAAAAGAAATGGACTACAAATCCCGAATGTGTTCCAGCCATGGAAAGCCGGGAATCTCGAATCATCTGGGACACAATGGCTCTTTGCCGTGAAGCTCAAGCTCAAAACACGAATTCGGATGGCAAAATCGTCCCGGAAGACCCTGAACTCACCCTGGCCGTTAATCGTTTGAAGGTCTTAGAAGCGTTGGTCACCGGAGTCACGCTAAGGACCAACCCCACCTCTGCACCGGAATATGCTGGGGACGATTCGACTTGGGTCCCCACCGGGCTTGCGCAACAGCTCAAACGCAGTGAAATGAAATTTTGGGATGCCATCGGTCAATATCTCGTCATCACTGACGATATGCCAGAATGCAATGTACTACGCGACCTTGCGCTGATGGACGCCCGCGCGCATCTGGATATGATAGAGAATCGCGATGTTGTCTACTCGATTGCGGTTATTCGTCATATATCCCGGTTTCAGCCACGAAAGGTCAAAAATCTGCCTCCCTCGACTGATGAGAAGGACGTATCGGCGAAGCTATATGTAGCTACTAAATTTATCGAAGAAGAAAGGGATGGAAAGGCAACCAACCAAGTAATTAGACGGCTCTGCGCGCAGCTTCTCAGATGGTGGGAGAAGCCCGAAAATATGTAA